The following proteins are encoded in a genomic region of Arcobacter suis CECT 7833:
- the glyS gene encoding glycine--tRNA ligase subunit beta, translated as MNKPLLIEIGVEELPAIPFLNELPNIEKKWSEILEKNRLLCDFDFFYTPRRLVLWHREFQAKQEDSTVEQFGAPVKIAYKDGVATGAAISFAAKCGVDVSALDKIDLGKGEVLYFKQEVVGTESKNLLNDMVNEFVHSLNFGKSMRWASRTDSFIRPIRSLSIILGEEIVDAELFGVKSSNFSFAHRMVSYEPFSYSFAGDYFCKLDKNGVILYPDERREKILSQMKDIEQRHNIKIEIDKELLEEVVAITEYPTALIGKFDVEFLELPEEVIVTSMKENQRYFAVYKDGNLTNNFIVVSNSKTDDFGYIIAGNEKVLRPRLADAMFFYKNDIKNGLSNERLKKLVFVEGLGSMYEKCEREAKIASYLADIFEVKEKELLEKAVMLSKADLMSEMVYEFTELQGLMGYYYAKLAGENELVYTALKEQYLPDGEDSELPSNVFSSIIALSNKLDNLMGLFSAGKIPTGSKDPFALRRAAAGIVKIAMEHKLSIDLSKIIDELSHHYKNLDKKVLIEFFNERLFKIFEVNPTVLKAVLASGETDIYKISQKICALNPIVQSDNFKDYVATFKRVANIIKDVDTTVKLTIDEDLLENSEEKELYTKYNEVNFKSFITYDEELEALFALKPQLDSFFDNVFVNHENEKIKTNRKNLIGLVYQGFRKIADIKEITI; from the coding sequence ATGAATAAACCATTATTAATTGAGATTGGTGTAGAAGAATTACCAGCGATTCCATTTTTAAATGAATTACCAAATATTGAAAAAAAGTGGAGTGAAATTTTAGAAAAAAATAGATTACTTTGTGATTTTGATTTTTTTTATACACCAAGAAGATTAGTATTATGGCATAGAGAATTTCAAGCAAAACAAGAAGATTCAACAGTTGAACAATTTGGAGCACCTGTTAAAATAGCTTATAAAGATGGTGTTGCTACCGGAGCTGCTATTAGTTTTGCAGCTAAGTGTGGAGTTGATGTTAGTGCTTTAGATAAGATAGATTTAGGGAAAGGTGAAGTTTTATATTTCAAACAAGAAGTTGTTGGAACTGAATCAAAGAATTTATTAAATGATATGGTAAATGAATTTGTTCATTCATTAAATTTTGGAAAATCTATGAGATGGGCAAGTAGAACTGATAGTTTTATTAGACCAATTAGAAGTTTATCTATAATTTTAGGTGAAGAAATTGTTGATGCTGAACTTTTTGGAGTTAAATCATCTAATTTTTCATTTGCTCATAGAATGGTTTCTTATGAACCATTCTCTTACTCTTTTGCAGGTGATTATTTCTGTAAACTTGATAAAAATGGAGTTATTTTATATCCAGATGAAAGAAGAGAAAAAATACTTTCACAAATGAAAGATATTGAACAAAGACATAATATCAAAATCGAAATTGATAAAGAACTTTTAGAAGAGGTTGTTGCAATCACTGAATACCCAACAGCTTTAATTGGAAAATTTGATGTTGAGTTTTTAGAGTTACCAGAAGAAGTAATTGTAACTTCTATGAAAGAAAACCAAAGATATTTCGCAGTTTATAAAGATGGAAATTTAACAAATAATTTTATTGTTGTTTCAAACTCAAAAACAGATGATTTTGGATATATAATCGCTGGAAATGAAAAAGTATTAAGACCAAGACTTGCTGATGCAATGTTTTTTTATAAAAATGACATTAAAAATGGTTTATCAAATGAAAGACTTAAAAAACTTGTTTTTGTTGAAGGTCTTGGTTCAATGTATGAAAAATGTGAAAGGGAAGCAAAAATTGCTTCTTATTTAGCAGATATTTTTGAAGTAAAAGAGAAAGAACTTTTAGAAAAAGCTGTAATGCTTTCAAAAGCTGACTTAATGTCTGAAATGGTTTATGAGTTTACAGAATTACAAGGACTTATGGGATATTATTATGCAAAACTTGCAGGTGAAAATGAGTTAGTTTATACAGCTTTAAAAGAACAATATTTGCCAGATGGTGAAGATTCAGAACTTCCATCAAATGTATTTTCTTCAATAATTGCTTTATCAAATAAATTAGATAATTTAATGGGATTATTTAGTGCTGGGAAAATTCCAACAGGTTCAAAAGATCCATTTGCTTTACGAAGAGCAGCAGCAGGAATTGTAAAAATTGCAATGGAGCATAAATTATCAATAGATTTATCAAAAATTATTGATGAATTATCACATCACTACAAAAATTTAGACAAAAAAGTATTAATTGAGTTCTTTAATGAAAGATTATTTAAAATTTTTGAAGTAAATCCTACTGTATTAAAAGCCGTTCTTGCAAGTGGAGAAACTGATATTTACAAAATTTCTCAAAAGATTTGTGCGTTAAATCCAATAGTACAAAGTGACAATTTTAAAGATTATGTTGCAACATTTAAAAGAGTTGCAAATATCATTAAAGATGTCGATACTACGGTTAAACTTACAATTGATGAAGATTTATTAGAAAATAGTGAAGAAAAAGAGTTATATACAAAATATAATGAAGTAAATTTCAAATCTTTTATAACTTATGATGAAGAATTAGAAGCACTGTTTGCTTTAAAACCACAATTAGATAGTTTTTTTGATAATGTTTTTGTAAATCATGAAAATGAAAAAATAAAAACAAACAGAAAGAATTTAATAGGTTTAGTGTATCAAGGATTTAGAAAAATTGCTGATATTAAAGAGATTACAATTTAG
- a CDS encoding PP0621 family protein — MVLKIIAVVIMAFLAYILFFKKTREKDIITKKNEKIEDEMVECPTCKTYVSQKEAILSNGKFYCSKECLENK; from the coding sequence ATGGTTTTAAAAATAATTGCAGTTGTAATAATGGCATTTTTAGCTTATATTCTTTTTTTTAAAAAAACTAGAGAAAAAGATATTATCACTAAAAAAAATGAAAAAATCGAAGATGAAATGGTAGAGTGTCCAACTTGTAAAACTTATGTTTCACAAAAAGAAGCTATTTTGAGTAATGGAAAATTTTATTGCTCAAAAGAGTGTTTAGAGAATAAATAA
- the rsmG gene encoding 16S rRNA (guanine(527)-N(7))-methyltransferase RsmG — translation MIFKQLLEENNLFFEDKFYEDCDVFIKLLQQWGMVHNLSGRLTRSDIEENILDSLFPLNFIEKYESFADIGTGAGYPGLILAMALRDMKSYLIEPRIKRVSFLNFVKASLKLDNLTVICSRVEQVKNLQVDLITSRAVTNTSLLLDITKNIKKENSSYLFYKGSMLESEIEIAKINDYKIVNRKDRNYLYIKGK, via the coding sequence ATGATTTTTAAACAATTATTAGAAGAAAACAACCTCTTTTTTGAAGATAAATTCTACGAAGATTGTGATGTTTTTATAAAACTACTTCAACAATGGGGAATGGTTCATAATCTTAGTGGAAGACTCACACGAAGTGATATTGAAGAAAATATTTTGGACTCTTTATTTCCTTTAAATTTTATAGAAAAATATGAAAGTTTTGCAGATATTGGTACGGGTGCTGGTTATCCAGGACTTATACTTGCAATGGCTTTAAGAGATATGAAATCATATTTAATAGAACCTCGAATAAAAAGAGTATCTTTTTTAAATTTTGTAAAAGCTTCTTTAAAACTAGATAATTTAACAGTTATTTGTAGTAGAGTAGAGCAGGTTAAAAATTTACAAGTTGATTTGATAACTTCAAGAGCAGTTACAAACACTTCTTTACTTTTAGATATTACAAAAAATATTAAAAAAGAAAATAGTTCATATCTTTTCTATAAAGGTTCAATGCTTGAATCAGAAATAGAAATAGCAAAAATAAATGATTATAAAATAGTAAATAGAAAAGATAGAAATTATCTTTATATAAAAGGCAAATAA